In Helianthus annuus cultivar XRQ/B chromosome 8, HanXRQr2.0-SUNRISE, whole genome shotgun sequence, a single genomic region encodes these proteins:
- the LOC110873693 gene encoding clathrin interactor 1: protein MSILGNNNENLGSSSFHQFKKQASFFFKEKIKTARLALTDITPAQLLVEESTNDNPWAPDARTLKMISKAAFEIDDYWRIVNVLHNRLGTFDAKNWRIPYKAVVVLEYLLTHGPESVAEEFQTHKDVILEMTNFQYIDEKGFNWGLNVRMKSERILKFLNDLSILKEERAKARKLSRGIEGFGSFNQRNSSENGVQQQLFQEKFKRSNSQFIEQQNIKENQILTMIQDDNSKSRNLIKLKNEHSGSGTGTGLSDNVTVEKLASQWSLKENMVPKEDHVPVPSGESNPLLGDRTNVSRVMVDEANHPFNDEDNEAKVSLI, encoded by the exons ATGTCAATCTTAGGCAACAACAATGAAAATCTGGGCTCATCATCTTTTCATCAATTCAAAAAACAAGCTTCTTTCTTCTTCAAGGAGAAGATCAAGACTGCTAGATTAGCTTTGACTGATATCACCCCTGCACAATT ATTGGTTGAAGAGTCAACTAATGATAATCCATGGGCACCAGATGCAAGAACCTTGAAGATGATATCAAAAGCTGCTTTTGAAATTGATGATTACTGGAGAATAGTTAATGTTCTTCAcaacag ATTGGGGACATTTGATGCAAAAAACTGGAGGATACCATATAAAGCTGTGGTGGTGTTAGAATACTTGTTGACACATGGCCCAGAAAGTGTTGCTGAAGAATTTCAGACCCATAAAGATGTTATTCTAGAGATGACCAATTTTCAATATATTGATGAAAAagg ATTCAATTGGGGACTTAATGTAAGAATGAAATCAGAAAGAATCTTGAAATTTCTGAATGATTTGAGTATCTTGAAAGAAGAGAGAGCAAAAGCAAGAAAATTAAGCAGAGGAATTGAAGGTTTTGGTAGCTTTAACCAAAGAAATTCTTCAGAAAATGGTGTTCAACAACAACTTTTTCAAGAAAAATTCAAGAGGTCTAATTCCCAATTTATTGAGCAACAAAATATCAAAGAAAATCAGATCTTAACCATGATCCAAGATGATAATTCCAAATCAAGAAACCTCATCAAGTTAAAAAACGAGCATTCGGGTTCTGGTACTGGTACTGGATTGAGTGACAATGTGACAGTCGAAAAGTTGGCAAGTCAATGGAGTTTGAAAGAAAATATGGTTCCAAAAGAGGATCATGTTCCTGTTCCATCAGGGGAATCGAATCCTTTGTTGGGTGATCGGACAAATGTTTCACGGGTTATGGTTGATGAAGCGAATCATCCGTTTAATGACGAAGATAACGAAGCGAAAGTGTCTTTGATTTGA